Proteins from one Aspergillus nidulans FGSC A4 chromosome VIII genomic window:
- a CDS encoding protein pxdA (transcript_id=CADANIAT00001470), whose protein sequence is MRQNNTKRVRPALEPLYGANNSHQTVSSANSALSPPPPHSTNPSGVRDNSLLSAPLQSPFPSPGASSRSAAGSPGRPTSPGSRSVAFTEPSTLPILQRYRGALDSSTTSPEDKKAESSVYYTTAWGSPYAAPSPRTLSWSLSQKDAVLDRDSGDSSPISIQFGLEPNRPTILRSLPPSQGPVIEVGSNSLERSPERRRGKSIQDFTQDWINQYLSGQQRTERSNWLSDDSGSEAPSFITAANHFADDASDDWLGLEQDSLDQDLLKTPTLADFVNRRSAGKGGPVRKRKEPLHKRTDTLRQEDFWGFAYDEDPQPNTMADTKETQPAGAEHKPLSPDEKPLPPPPIEENGLTPTKETPTQIAQTEVDVEKPVKDKPLPRRQKKKVTWRGKGCVIELPLYDKRGTEESGYRLLTAEDVRRGLQQWEELGYDVRGFNVSAPEDPFNFELGGASRPSYPEESDIQEERKSGSYTVSFPNKALWDEYVNQLQEEKLRALGVFGGDEDVPPSPSPASALNPMTPFPGLVASPPIPTASAASNPLSMHHPFSPQLTQGGNMSNGIASLASPASQFGVQTPFYGVDQNIIPGFLPFQPTPPAQGSLTPQSFINLRQSGPTSTIPGTLSSLTSMLSPVSPMNDPNAFHLGWGDQTKQQKDASDDQYQHRIHDDYTEDQLRPLRTPPPNPDNFHASTVEIAQPTPRGHSRGHNLSETLQKGVDQVTSEYHLEDSIDKELDDGDYDPMHHNIGGHGLLNSRWTLPETNAPQHMAQHLNHFYGDAYPGEPAHEGSDIDTNPSLSGTPRRNGSLAHQFPWHEPKPSNGSFAGGHRSKLSTSSLNVEAKEFAPTGQLPSQQLPFQQQNAFQFPKLEHSVFTFGAEQPAGRLNVAAPSFTPGKIETVFHGSQSSQSREFKFSAPSTASLNVAAPEFNPGRTKIFGDIDITKIANSAKKSKAIPIVRPDEAKGEEQSKVPKETMDDRGRPVPTDRHKRARRVGGSDDGEARFSISHPLGEANNSQPQQPSSASQPAEGKENALPERGTTDSAADNDPLERKGTPASEASTWAPSDTKADAVGPDDVQHQSHEAVAEDEPRHQESKEQPEPTKEIKYVEFGQKSALSASAKPFSFKPSIAEFVPFIAEPPAPPPKDTPPKQNKGLMSSRYAVASPPPSTPAQRLSTEQSASANPNTEDQPKDIPRKAEDNKSHIANDQDSPNEEQLNAVMDQLNEDSDIGVERISTPKPPSHLPEPVQGPSKEKRHVQADNRSEPPSPSPGRGAVSHTLHVPKLDFDAQSQFSATPTKGVASNAHSPVRQLMSQNDHISDWDDVFSPGEDVKLAYRSRFFDRRVNELLGSAIDERLYPLENALGAIQESLAALTSAPAQNPLAFRSTSAEVMDSDADDEDEDYEEDASYRPRSPIRRRERKLEKLKNVVLEALATRDAQPAPAPEQPALEEIVQLRNTVTELHAMTAQNLSQNPTAGLREMIQEVVAAQLNSRSRSDAEEIGADNLMLQINNLKDMLRGADDRTENEYRKRRQAQDTIAQLQRLLKDVEEESARHSAAAESAEARLLQFQQEKIPYYESFQQKAAMLEEERESTRLTLEELSSKNISLQGTLDEYRFMADSAKRETEETNARLEEIKAENNQLRNTVANMRVRIEDGLHIRQNLSGRMEQLQDQLAALTGEIARDQASWRRKEEELNAKYSELRASHNRETKLREQLESEVTKLEEQEREAAKLKFIFGQSQQENERLEELVSELRQKNQELDMKASRFEREFNEARESSRVEIQRTRTSMEMEIEAATTQVNIVRAELEAQIARLETQLDNAKLDSDTARERYEMLLEEAHETKATAVASAIESKEYSMEEQRKLHERVLNDLRERHARVMHNSSEDRQRTENHYIERLQFSDDKIKHLQERVAHLEEKLEIAQSAARAAAEAAQSAKSAGPTAPSHSSTPSLPINPGSSVPEKISPQALRESILVLQDQLQQRETRIDELEAELSAVDKDAPTKIKERDSEITWLRELLGVRLDDLQDIINTLSQPSFNKDSVRDAAIRLKANLQMQQQEKERAMNGQTFSSLRSLSELTASPRALPLAAAAAWGSWRKGRENANSEQTPSKPSPATSFLSGLLTPPSSNTRQGGPNNSATAGPSWRRPSETRPLKSADATPRPLSSRAAGKMREPPTTPPLLRGSSYDHDAEPTDYTAAESPTESVVQSPHEEDDSTADGFVSASPKEIADGPFGPQIA, encoded by the exons ATGAGGCAGAACAATACGAAACGCGTCCGACCTGCGCTTGAACCACTTTATGGCG CTAATAATTCCC ATCAAACCGTGTCTTCCGCCAATTCGGCGCTTTCTCCTCCACCGCCGCATTCCACGAACCCCTCTGGCGTCCGTGACAATTCGCTGCTGTCGGCCCCGCTGCAGTCGCCTTTTCCATCCCCAGGTGCGTCGAGTCGCTCGGCTGCTGGATCACCTGGCCGGCCAACTTCCCCCGGAAGTCGCAGTGTCGCCTTCACCGAACCGTCGACCCTCCCGATTCTACAGAGATATCGTGGTGCTTTGGACTCGTCTACCACGTCCCCGGAGGATAAGAAGGCGGAAAGCAGTGTCTACTATACTACGGCCTGGGGTTCCCCGTATGCCGCACCTAGCCCACGGACACTGTCGTGGTCATTGAGTCAGAAAGACGCTGTCCTTGACCGCGATTCGGGAGATAGCTCTCCAATCTCAATTCAGTTCGGGCTCGAGCCGAATAGGCCTACTATACTGCGCAGCCTCCCCCCGTCCCAGGGTCCAGTGATTGAGGTCGGCAGTAATAGTCTCGAACGTTCCCCGGAACGTAGAAGAGGAAAGTCGATTCAGGATTTCACGCAGGATTGGATCAACCAATACCTTTCCGGTCAACAAAGAACTGAGCGAAGCAACTGGTTGAGCGACGATTCTGGTAGCGAGGCTCCCTCGTTCATCACGGCCGCAAACCACTTTGCAGACGACGCATCCGACGACTGGCTTGGGTTAGAACAGGACTCACTAGATCAGGACCTACTGAAGACCCCTACGCTAGCCGACTTCGTCAACCGAAGATCTGCTGGTAAGGGAGGACCAGTCCGCAAAAGAAAGGAGCCGCTCCACAAAAGAACTGATACTCTTCGGCAGGAAGATTTCTGGGGTTTCGCATACGACGAAGATCCACAGCCAAACACGATGGCCGACACAAAGGAGACGCAACCTGCTGGAGCAGAACACAAGCCTCTCTCGCCAGATGAGAAGCCTTTACCACCACCTCCAATAGAAGAAAACGGTCTGACGCCGACGAAGGAGACTCCTACACAAATTGCTCAAACGGAGGTCGACGTTGAGAAACCGGTTAAGGATAAACCCCTGCCGCGaagacaaaagaagaaggtcacGTGGCGCGGAAAAGGATGCGTTATTGAGCTCCCTCTATACGACAAGAGAGGCACAGAAGAGTCTGGATATCGGCTGTTGACCGCTGAAGATGTCAGGCGAGGCTTGCAACAATGGGAAGAACTAGGTTACGATGTTCGAGGCTTCAACGTCAGCGCACCAGAGGATCCCTTCAACTTTGAGCTTGGAGGTGCGAGTCGTCCATCATACCCTGAAGAAAGCGATATCCAGGAGGAACGGAAGTCTGGAAGCTATACCGTCAGCTTTCCTAACAAGGCGCTCTGGGATGAGTATGTTAATCAATTGCAAGAAGAGAAACTACGGGCGTTGGGTGTGTttggaggggatgaagatgtcccaccatcaccgtcacctGCATCTGCGCTGAACCCTATGACACCCTTTCCTGGCCTTGTTGCATCCCCACCGATCCCAACTGCATCAGCTGCTAGCAATCCTTTATCAATGCACCATCCATTCTCGCCGCAACTTACACAGGGAGGAAATATGAGCAATGGAATCGCGTCGCTGGCATCGCCCGCATCTCAGTTTGGTGTTCAAACGCCATTTTACGGTGTCGACCAGAACATCATACCAGGATTCCTTCCTTTCCAGCCAACGCCTCCCGCACAAGGCTCACTTACACCTCAGAGCTTCATTAACTTGCGTCAAAGCGGGCCTACGTCAACTATCCCAGGAACTCTGTCCAGTCTTACTTCTATGTTATCACCTGTTTCTCCTATGAACGATCCAAATGCTTTCCATCTTGGGTGGGGTGATCAGACAAAGCAACAAAAGGACGCTTCCGACGACCAGTATCAACACCGGATACACGATGACTACACCGAGGATCAACTACGACCCCTGCGAACCCCTCCGCCCAACCCGGATAACTTCCATGCGTCTACGGTCGAGATCGCTCAGCCCACTCCTCGTGGTCATAGCCGTGGTCATAATCTGAGTGAGACGCTTCAGAAGGGCGTTGATCAAGTCACTTCTGAGTACCACCTGGAGGATTCTATCGACAAAGagcttgatgatggtgacTACGATCCAATGCATCATAATATTGGGGGACACGGTCTGCTGAACTCTAGGTGGACACTACCGGAGACTAACGCGCCTCAACACATGGCCCAGCATTTGAACCATTTTTACGGAGATGCCTATCCTGGGGAGCCAGCTCATGAAGGTTCTGATATCGACACTAACCCTAGCTTGTCTGGGACTCCTCGCCGCAATGGATCACTCGCCCACCAGTTCCCTTGGCATGAGCCAAAACCCAGTAACGGCTCATTTGCTGGCGGGCACCGTTCGAAACTGTCAACATCCAGTCTTAACGTCGAGGCAAAGGAGTTTGCGCCAACGGGACAACTTCCTTCGCAACAGTTGCCTTTCCAACAGCAAAACGCCTTccaatttccgaagctggaGCACTCCGTATTCACTTTTGGCGCTGAACAACCTGCTGGAAGGCTCAATGTTGCTGCTCCTTCGTTTACTCCGGGTAAAATTGAGACTGTTTTCCACGgcagccagagcagccaATCCCGTGAATTCAAGTTCTCAGCCCCGTCTACTGCTTCCCTGAATGTCGCTGCGCCGGAGTTCAACCCTGGTAGGACTAAGATCTTCGGCGACATTGATATAACAAAAATCGCCAACTCCGCCAAAAAATCGAAGGCGATACCGATCGTCCGACCGGATGAAGCGAAGGGAGAGGAACAAAGCAAGGTACCAAAAGAGACAATGGACGATCGTGGCCGGCCAGTTCCTACTGATCGACACAAGCGTGCTCGACGTGTTGGTGGAagcgatgatggcgaggcTAGGTTTAGCATATCACATCCTTTGGGTGAGGCCAATAACtcgcagcctcagcagccgTCAAGCGCTTCTCAACCTGCCGAGGGCAAGGAAAATGCTCTTCCTGAGCGAGGCACTACAGACTCCGCTGCCGACAATGATCCTCTTGAGCGTAAGGGTACACCCGCCAGTGAAGCATCGACATGGGCTCCTTCCGATACTAAAGCCGATGCGGTCGGGCCGGATGATGTTCAACATCAGAGTCATGAAGCAGTTGCAGAAGATGAACCTAGGCATCAGGAGTCAAAGGAACAGCCCGAACCAACCAAAGAAATCAAATATGTTGAGTTCGGTCAAAAGAGCGCCCTTTCAGCCTCAGCAAAGCCGTTCAGCTTCAAGCCGTCCATTGCTGAATTTGTACCATTCATCGCTGAaccaccagcacctcctCCCAAAGACACGCCACCAAAGCAGAATAAAGGCTTAATGTCTTCGCGCTACGCTGTTGCGAGTCCGCCACCATCAACACCTGCGCAGCGGTTATCCACAGAACAATCGGCTTCTGCTAACCCTAACACAGAGGATCAGCCTAAAGATATCCCCCGTAAAGCTGAGGATAATAAGTCGCATATTGCGAATGACCAGGATTCCCCCAATGAAGAACAGCTTAATGCCGTTATGGATCAGCTTAACGAGGATTCTGACATTGGGGTTGAGCGGATCAGTACCCCGAAACCCCCAAGCCACCTCCCAGAGCCAGTCCAAGGACCGTCAAAGGAGAAACGCCATGTTCAGGCAGACAACAGGAGCGAGCCTCCGAGCCCTAGCCCTGGAAGGGGTGCTGTATCTCATACTCTCCATGTACCTAAACTCGACTTCGATGCACAGTCTCAGTTCTCTGCCACTCCTACCAAGGGCGTGGCCTCCAACGCACACTCACCTGTACGACAGTTAATGAGTCAGAATGACCACATCAGCGACTGGGATGATGTGTTTTctcctggagaagatgtcAAGCTGGCATATCGAAGCAGGTTCTTTGATCGCCGTGTCAATGAGCTTCTCGGCTCCGCCATTGACGAACGGCTCTATCCTTTGGAAAACGCACTTGGCGCCATTCAAGAATCTCTTGCGGCTTTGACTTCCGCTCCTGCCCAGAATCCGTTGGCATTCCGAAGTACTTCTGCTGAAGTAATGGACAGTGACGcggatgacgaagatgaggactATGAAGAAGATGCATCCTATAGGCCGAGGTCACCAATTCGCCGTAGGGAGCGTAAACTCGAGAAGCTTAAGAATGTTGTTTTGGAAGCTCTAGCAACACGGGACGctcagcctgctcctgctccagaaCAGCCCGCGTTGGAGGAAATAGTACAGCTTCGCAACACTGTCACCGAACTACATGCGATGACAGCGCAGAACCTCTCTCAGAATCCTACCGCCGGCTTACGCGAGATGATTCAGGAAGTTGTCGCAGCTCAGCTCAACTCTCGCTCACGTTCGGATGCGGAAGAAATTGGCGCCGACAACCTCATGCTCCAGATTAATAATTTGAAAGACATGCTCAGAGGGGCCGATGATCGAACCGAAAACGAGTACAGGAAGCGAAGACAAGCACAGGACACTATCGCACAGCTCCAGCGGCTTCTCAAGGATGTCGAAGAGGAATCTGCGCGTCATAGTGCGGCTGCTGAATCTGCTGAAGCACGACTGCTGCAATTCCAACAAGAAAAGATACCGTACTACGAGAGCTTCCAGCAAAAAGCTGCTAtgcttgaagaggaacgcGAAAGCACTAGGTTGACCCTCGAAgagctctcttccaagaACATCTCTCTCCAGGGCACGCTCGATGAGTACCGCTTCATGGCTGATAGCGCAAAGCGCGAAACCGAGGAAACCAATGCTcgcttggaggagatcaaggctgAAAACAATCAACTGCGCAACACTGTTGCTAACATGAGGGTGCGTATTGAGGACGGCTTGCACATTCGCCAGAACCTCAGCGGAAGAATGGAACAGCTTCAGGATCAATTAGCAGCTCTCACTGGGGAGATCGCCCGTGACCAGGCCTCTTGGCGAcgcaaagaggaagaattgAACGCTAAGTATAGTGAACTACGGGCATCCCACAACCGGGAAACAAAATTGCGTGAACAGCTTGAGAGTGAGGTCACGAAGctggaagagcaggagcgcGAGGCGGCAAAACTGAAGTTCATATTCGGGCagtcgcagcaggagaacgAACGACTCGAGGAGCTCGTCAGCGAATTGAGGCAAAAGAACCAGGAATTGGACATGAAGGCAAGCCGCTTCGAGCGAGAATTCAATGAAGCTCGCGAGAGTAGCAGAGTTGAGATTCAGCGTACAAGAACCTCAATGGAAATGGAGATCGAGGCTGCTACCACTCAGGTCAACATTGTCCGTGCCGAGCTTGAGGCCCAGATCGCACGCCTTGAAACTCAATTGGATAATGCCAAACTCGACAGCGACACAGCCCGGGAGCGATACGAAATGCTACTTGAGGAAGCGCATGAAACAAAGGCTACTGCTGTAGCTAGCGCCATCGAGTCAAAAGAGTACTCTATGGAGGAACAGCGGAAACTGCATGAACGTGTTCTCAATGACCTCCGTGAACGTCACGCTCGCGTTATGCATAACTCTTCCGAAGATAGACAGCGGACAGAGAACCATTACATCGAGCGGCTGCAGTTCTCAGacgacaagatcaagcaccTTCAGGAGCGAGTGGCGCATCTCGAAGAGAAGCTCGAGATCGCCCAGTCAGCTGCCCGtgccgctgctgaagctgcgcaGTCAGCCAAATCTGCTGGACCGACCGCGCCCTCACACTCAAGCACTCCTTCCCTGCCGATCAACCCAGGATCGTCGGTGCCTGAGAAGATCTCTCCCCAGGCCCTACGAGAGTCAATCCTGGTTCTGCAAGACCAGCTACAGCAGCGTGAAACCCGCATTGACGAGCTTGAAGCCGAACTCTCCGCTGTCGACAAAGATGCTCCAACCAAGATCAAGGAGAGGGACTCGGAGATTACTTGGCTGCGTGAACTTCTGGGTGTCCGTCTGGATGACCTCcaggatatcatcaacaccTTGTCACAGCCGTCGTTTAACAAGGACTCCGTGCGCGATGCCGCTATTCGCCTGAAGGCAAACCTtcagatgcagcagcaggagaaagaaagagccATGAATGGCCAAACTTTTTCGAGCTTGCGCTCCCTGTCTGAACTAACCGCGTCTCCGCGAGCTTTACCTCtcgcagcggcggcagcatGGGGCAGTTGGCGTAAGGGAAGGGAGAATGCGAACTCCGAGCAGACTCCCTCGAAACCCAGTCCGGCAACTTCTTTCCTCTCCGGGCTTCTCACGCCTCCCAGCTCGAACACGCGACAGGGTGGTCCGAACAACAGCGCAACAGCTGGCCCTAGTTGGAGAAGGCCATCGGAAACTCGACCGCTCAAAAGCGCCGATGCTACCCCTAGACCCCTATCTTCCCGTGCCGCCGGCAAGATGCGAGAGCCACCAACCACCCCGCCGCTCCTCCGGGGGTCAAGCTATGACCACGACGCCGAGCCTACCGACTATACGGCGGCAGAATCACCAACGGAATCCGTCGTACAATCTCCCCacgaggaagacgatagCACCGCCGACGGATTCGTCTCAGCCTCTCCGAAGGAGATAGCCGACGGTCCCTTTGGCCCACAAATAGCATGA